The DNA window ACGGAGATGGCCGGGCCACTGGTTTTTTACCTGGTAAAGAGACTGCCAGGGGAGCTTTGAAAGGTAATGCGGGTTTGTTGAGGTAGTAAAAACTCACTGAAGGGTCCAGGGCTGGTCATGCAcaatcctaacactcagaagggagaggcaggtggatctctgggtgttcgaggccagcctggtctacatagtgagttccaagccaggcagagctacaaagtgagaccctgtctaaatacaaaaacaaaaacaaaaacagacaaaaaaacacCTCACTGAAGGCAGTGGCCACCAACTCACAAGTTCCTCTTGTATTATTTGAGGTAACCTGCTCTCTCAATTCCACTTAGTATGGTAGGGGTGGGGGTTAGGTAGAATTTCATAGGAAAGAAGAGTGTCTGAACTCTGGGTGTGCTAAAAACTTCCCTTTCCTCAGAGCAGTCTTACTCACAGACCTCGGAAGAGGCTGGAAAGTCAGGAGTGAGATATTTGTACTGATAGCCAAGGCTGTCATGAAATCTCACCCTCATAGGTCTGGAGCCTTGGAGACTGGCTGGAGACATGACTGAGGCTGCAAAAAGAGACCCAGTCTTCTTGAGACTGGACAGCTTTAACAAATTTagtaattaatataaattaaatatagcGGTCAAACTTGCCAGCACCTGTCTTAACTTATGTGGAATGCAGTTAACCCTTGGAGGCTACTGGAGGGACTGGAACCAGGAGGCGAAGTCTGCCTAAGCCAGACTAGGACTTTGAGCTAGTGCTAACTCTTGGGACCTCCCAATGTTCGCAGGCTCCTTGTCTGGAGGCTGGAAAACTCTCAGCACCAGGAAGTCCCTGTCTTTCAGGCAGGGAATGGTGGaaggcactggctgttctcccatcATTACCATTTAGAAAAAATGATGTGTTTTTCTGTCACTGTCTGGAGCCCAATGACAGTTGGAAAACACATAAGAAAGACTTGTGGGACGCCTCACACCCACCCCGCCTCTCAAGCTGGGAAGAGCCTTGCTCACATTTATCTACTGGTAACTGATGCAGCTAGCATCCCACTGAGTGGGTAATATCCACACTGGCTGTGTTTCCGTTTTGTGTGCTTCTACTTTTTTACAGCACTTCTTGAGCTTTTAGTTTAGAAAGAGAGGAGTCTTATCCAAGTTTGCTCCTTTACTGAAACATGGAGGAAGCAATGTGGGGCTCTCCCACGGGTTGTTTGTAGCGATAAGAAGGACCTATGTCACAGACTGACCCATTCCCCAAGGATGGGACTGGCTATTTGATACACCACAGCTTTTTTCCCTTCGGAGTGACCTTAGCCTGGGTCTCTAACCACGAACTGCTTCTAGACGGTGCAGGGCCTTTGTATAAATCTGGAAAAGGTATCCCTTCATCTGGGTGCAGAGGACCCCGTGGCAGGGTGCATGACTTAGCAGGTGCACTGTGAGCTGGATTCCAGTCCCTACTTCTCCCCGCAGCCTTGCCCCCTGTCCAAGGCATGTTTATACAACAGTTAGTGTTGTCATTGTTTCACTCAGAAAGCCCACAATGCACTTACTCTctggagagcaagagagagacaggtgggGATGATGCTGGAGCCAAAGGAAGGGTCCGAAAATGGGTTTCATTCTCAACAATTCCTTTCTGATTCAGACCCTTCAGGGCACAGGAACTTGAGCTGTAGGACTTCTAAAGCTATCCAAAAGGCAGAGGGCTCCAGGTGAGTAGGGATCTGAAGAGatgatgggatggggtggggtggagtgggatgTACCACAACACATTAGTGACTGGTTTACACCTTCTACTTTTCAACTGTGTATTGTTTCTCTGCCCAAACTAAATATCTTCATTGTAATGGTGTGGTTTCTTTAAGATGACTATTTTTGTTTGAAAGCAGCAGAAAATAGCTtctagttattttattattattattattattattattattattattattattgagacagagtttctctgtgtaacagccctggctgtcctactcactctgtagaccaggctggccttgaactcacagatatctgcctgcctctgcctcccgagtgctgggattaaagcgtgcaccaccacacctggcttagtcACTCTAATTTTAAAGGGGGCATTATCACAGGGGGAGAGGAGTGTCTGAAATGCAGAGACAAGGATGCAGGCGAAAGAGGTGCCAAGATCCCAACAGGACTTCTTCTTCATCTCTAGCTCCATTTTCATCTGACAGTCTCCAGTGTGtttgcttccttctcttcctacAGTCACTCTTGCctacttctgttttgttctttaaagagtttgtttcattttcaCTTCATGCGTGTGAATGTTTcacgtacatgtgtgtatatgtatgtgcaccatgttcgtgcctggtgcctgtggagtcgAGAAAAGGGAGCctgatcccctgaactggagctAAAGGTAATTATGGGtggcaatgtgggtgctgggaaccgagcctctgagctctctctctgggccctgtttcttttgttttgagacagggtctaagaAAGTCTCCCAAGTTCCTTTGTAGGTAAGGGTTGACCTTAAACCTTTGAtgcccctgcttcctcctcctgagcaaagggattacagatgtgtgctgccacactcagttcacaagcactctgccaactgagctatatcccccagcttgtatttcttctctctctctctttccctctcctcttctcttcatccctccctccctcttttttttttttttttttgacacagcaGGTGACACTCACTTACAGTTGCTCAGTTTATTTCTCCCCCGTTCAAAGGAATGACAGCAGACTGTAGTTTTCCGCTCCTAGACCCCATCTTATTTCTGAGGCAGAGCTTACTGGCCCGTCAGATCTGTGGTCCAAAGGACAGAGTTACTCTTAAGGAATGTAGTTGCCAGGAGCTCCTGGGGCTGGGATGGGAGTGACTGTGTGAGAAGAAAACCAAAGGGGTTTCCTTCCAAGGGACCTGATATCTGATGTAATTCCTTCCAGAATGTCCATCCTGATCGTTTGCATACTGGTTACTTGTTTGTGGATCATCTTTATAGTCAGTCTTTTCTCTAGGGGAAGGAGAAGCCAAAGGAATAGAGGAGGTAAGTAACCCGGGATGGAGGGAATTAGACTTGGAGAGGGAATCAGAAAGTGTAGAGGTCAAGGAGTATCTTTCACGTGAATGAATATGACCCTCCTCTTAATGCCTAGTCACTTAGGTACCAAGGCAGCTGGCCAACCCACAGGCTGAGGAGGATATAATCCCCTCATAGTTATAAGGGCATCATGAgaggaaatagaaggaacattgtaGTCTTAAGTGGAAGTAGGTGCGTGCTGTgggtgattgattgataaataaaatgctgattggccagtagccaggcaggaagtatagatgggacaaagagagaggagaagtctgggaagtggaaggctgagcagaaatgctgccagctgccaacatgaggagcaggatgtaaagtactggtaagccacgagccatgtggtaaggtatagattaatagaaatgggttaatttaagatataagaacagttagcaagaagcccaagccattaggccatacagtttataaataatataagtctctgtgtgtttgcttgggtctgagggccgcgggagccaggcaggaacaAGATAACTTCAGCTATAGGTGCAGGCGAGGAAGAGGGAAACCAGAGATAACCACACTGCAGGTTCCATATCTGTGGGGCTACTTGCCTCCCCAGCACAACAGCCTAATAGCCTTAATCTTTGTTTGAAACATTTTGTTCACCTGTAGGGATGAGGCCAAGCCTCTTGTCAAATGACGGGACTTCTGTAATGCACTCGCCAGCAGGTGTAAAAAGTTCTCCTTGCCAAGGGGTCTGTGTGGGACAGGTGGGTCCAGGGACTTCAGTCCTtagctttgtgtctttgtttttccttggGTAGTTACAGGTAAAAGCATCACTAGAAGCTCCCAGCCAAGCCAAGCTCCCTCTGTGGTCTCCATACCCTTGGTAAGTTCCCTCCTTGACTCTTCAGTACTGAATCCTGAGGCCCCTTAGAACCCTGTCTTTAGGTCTCCCCATTCATCGAGAGGGAACTGTGTGATCATCCGTCTTTCCCTGAGACACAAGTGGATCCTACCATCTGGAAATTTCTCTAGGTCACCATATGGTGGTTCTGCTAAGTTCTGAAGCATTTGCAGAACTGAAAGAACACTGTGAGCACCTCTGTTTGGTCAGGGCGATGCTGTTGGCTTTTGTATGATCAGAAACCATGGAAACACCTTGGGCAAAGAAGAGACTGTAGCCATAATTACAAAATGGATTACAGTCACCCTGGCTGGGTTTggaaacatagaaaaaacaaCATTTCAGAGAAATAATGATTAGGATGAACAAACAAAAGCCCCAGAACAGAAACCCAACATTATCACTGAATGCCAGTAGCATCCTAATGATGAAAGACCTGTTAGTGACACACAAGGAGTCAGTGCCAGCAGGAGCTGAAATGTGAAGATAAGGCCACAAGGTCTCAGGCTGCACCTGTGCAGTTTGGGTCCCATGCAGATGCACAGCAAGCTCTCTAAGATGGTAAAGGAGCAGCTCCCACAGCCTTCTTGCCTTTTGTCATCTAGAAGCTTTGGGAACAGTGGAGGTGAGGGATATGGACAGGGCAACACCCCTCAAGGCTTGTCTAGTTCTACTTCCTCTAGTATATAATCgtagtctgtatttttttttcaggaacttaTCATCACTTCTTTAAGATATGACCCtgggcaacatttttttttcccaagccagttgttgttttttttttttctttctacatttttctCCCTGTTCTTATACtcctctgagttttcttttttttaaattttttatttttattttcttctggttttctatccatccatccactcatgtcccacccacccacccacccacccacccacctatgcATCCTTCATTTTGCAAACTAGTAACATGCTAGTTGATGAGGTTACAAAGACAAGCAAAGATAGATAGCACCTGTCTTCATGGAGCTTATGATGTGAAACAGGAAAACAGCAGGGCACCTGTGGTGCACCCAGAAGCCCAGCcagaaggatcttgagttcaaggccagcttggactatataatgagttctagaaacgcctagactacagagtgagactctgtctcaaaaataaagtggtgTGGTGAGGTGGGAGAGTACAAGCAACCACACATAAATGTAAGCTTGTCAAGCAGAATAAGTGAAGGTgacatgttgtttgtttttgctcttttgaggggcccgccacccagctcccaaataaatcacatgtggaggcttattcttaatcatgaatgctcggccttaacttggcttgtctTTTGCCAGCTTTAGTTAACTTAAATTGTCCCAtcttaccttttgcctctgggtttttcccattctcttacttctgtaaatcttactcttactccatggcttgctgtgtagctgggtggctggcccctagagtcctcctccctctctggctacttcttttcctcccagatttcttcttctatatattctctctgcttgccagccccgtctatcctttctcctgccttgctattgactattcagctctttattagatcatcaggtgttttagacaggcacagtaacatagcttcacggagttaaacaaatgcaacataaacaaaagtaacactttaaagtaatattccccaacagtggCATGATGCTGTAAAAGATGAGACAGTAGAATCCAATGCTGTTCTCTTCAGCAAGAAGCCAGCAACCTGTTTTAGCCATGGCCTGTTCCCTCATACTTGGACAAACTGAGCAGCCTAAACTAAAGTCCCTCCTAGTTTTGTTATTCTTGGGCCCTGCAACCAGGATGCATTTATGCCATGAAAACTCAGCGAGAGAAGGACAAACCCCAGGTACCCAGCTTGCCTACAGCTGACTGACAAGTCTTGCAGGGATGACATCAAATTCCAGCCCATAAAACAAACATTAGTGCTTTCTAACgtttgttttcagggctggtaagatggttgagcaggtaaaggttcttgccaccaatcctgatgacctgtgtttaatccccagaactcacatagcAGAAAGAGGACCAAGtgctacaagttgtcctctgacctccacatgcgcactgtggcacacacagcaCTTGTGTAtcctccctgctccccaccccgctcacagagagagaaagaaagaggagacagagaggagacagagagatacagagacagagagaaacacacgtgtgtgtgtgtgtgtgtgtgtgtgtgtgtgtgtgtgtgtgtgtgtatgtctgtttctctcacacacacagaaggagagggggagagagagagagaaaataaataaatagatagatagatagatagatagatagatagatagatagatagatagatagatagataattccAACTTGGTGTTTTGTTCCCAGGGAGCCCAGAGTGCCGGGAGTGGCTCCTACAGCATTCCTTGCCTTTTTCCGTCCATTGGGAACTGTGGAGGTTGGGGATGCTTAGGTGTGTTTGAAAAAAACTCCTGGGCAGTGTGAGAATATAATCTTTGATTTAGAAGAGAGGAAAATAGGCTCAGAAAAATGCAGTCTGTGGATTTTTGCTGACAAACACGTTGACAAGAACCCCcaactgttttccttttctatttcccaaCAAAGTAGGCAATGATTTGAAGTTCTTTCCACATGACTTGACTCAAGGAAACGGCTCCAACTGAACACACGTGACTGAAGATTTCTTTCCTATTTCGTTCCCAAATAAAGTGATGTCGTTACAGTTGAATCTCCACGACAACCAGCCTACATCTCAGAGACTGATTTTGACCTTTCAGGATTTCTAAAGGACTCTCTGACCTCGAAGCAATCTTTTGTGGCAAGGTGACaacagcagtggccagaagagcTAAGACAGACCACGCCAAGCAAGGCTGCCATCAAATAATATCTCCAGACCTTAGCTCTCGTGCATTAGATTAGCTGAAGTGAAGAAGAGGTACAGAATCTGGGACAAGGGGAAATGACTTGTATTTCATTTATcggccaataaatatttgaatagtGTTGAAAGAGTATGACTGACTTCTCCTAGGCTATCACTGGTAAAGTATTTCGTGAAGTGTTCCTAAAAAGCATAACATTCCAATACATTTCTGAAGTGGCATTTAATGCCGTTTTATCCAAAACTAGGAGACAGACTGAGTCTGTGGTTCTCATAGTCTCTTGGTGAAAAgactgtgccccacccccagaaCACATTCTCAATGGGAACCTATGACCAGAGTAAGTGGGTGCTGCTTCTGACCAATGAGCCACCAAGGGATGACAGATGACAAATGCTTTCAAATCAGGAAACACGAGGCGAGGATGAGGCACCATCATCCATGGGAGCAAATAGTTACGTCATTGTTGGTGAAGCATTACCACTATCCCGTGTGCTCTGCGGCAAACCACAACCCTCTCCCCATATGGCATCCTTCCTGCTGTTCATCATGGCCTCTGCTGCCCTCCTACAAACGCTGGTATTCTGTGGGAGAAGTGTGCACTCATGTGTTTCATGTGTATGCTTGtacatgtggaggctggaggataacctcagatgtcattcctccAGAGCTGCCCACCTTGTGTGAAGCAGGGCCTCTCAtgggcctggagcttgctgatgaAGCTAGGCTAGCTGAACAGTGAGACCCAGGGATACTCCAGTCTTTACGTCTCCAGGGCTAGGATGACAAGCGTGCCCTACCATTACCATTCCCCACATTTTTACATGAGTTCACAGGATCAAAGTCAGGTTCTTATTCCTGCAAGGCAAGCCCTTTACTGATTGAGGCATTCCCCCAGCTTCAGAAGCTCCCAGACTTGAATTCAAGTTGTCAGGTTTGACGGCAAATGTCCTTAACTACCTCACCAGCcctcatatttattttataatttttcttgtttagTAGTTACATTCTAGAGTATGCTTGCCTAATTAAAAAGAATCTTCCTGATATTTTTAGTGGGGCAGTCTATATAATTGTCCCTTTGTTTTGGGGGTAAATTAACATGTTTAATCTTTACCTTTGGCTCTCAACCAAGGTTGTCACACACATCTCTAATGCCACACAGAGGAGACAGAAACCCACATTTGACTAGTGTTTTATACGATATGGACTTTGTGTTGGCTTAGGACGCTGATCTTGACTTCTGGAGAAGATGAGGGGACAGAGTGAGAACTGATGAAGTAGGTGTAACACTGGAGGAGGGTCTGCCCTTATGAAAATCTTAGACCGTCCGTTAGGGTTGGCTCCGCCATGGTTATCAGTGGGTCTCTTTTATCTTGAACTCTGTCCCCCTTCGGGAAGTTCGGGGGAGTTGCCTCAGGAGCTGCTGCCACCAGTCGGAGTAAAGGCACCAGCAGCCTCGTCTCTGGTGGGGAAAGCAACTAAccactgatttgtttgtttgtttttggtttcttagttttgtttttcgagacagggtttctctgtgtagttttggtgcctgtcctggatctcgctctgtagaccaggctggcctcgaactcacagagatctccccaagtgctgggatcaaaggtgtgcaccgccgcctccgcctccgcctccgccgccgccgccgccgccgccgccgccgccgccgccgccgccgccaccaccaccatcaccaccaccacccggcaccaCTGATTTTGAAGACTGATGACAGCATTCCAGATCAAGCCTCAACAGCTCTGATTGCAGTTGTACATAGGCTGTGCTCCTAAGTTGgtaggaaacaaacaacaaaaacacacatacaagacaAAGGCAGAAAGCAACATGTAGCTGGAGCTGAGCTGAGGTCCTGCATTCTGCCTCATTGCAGAGGCAGGTGTGGGCCTGCCACTTTAATCTGAGCATAGACAGTGGGGTCCAAGCCTGCAGAATGGTTTCCAGTCACGTCATTGCTGTTTTCTTCTGAGGGCTTGAAAGTCATGCTGGCATAGGTGAGCGACTCCTTTGATACAGATGACAGCTtctgaggagaaaggagaaatagTGAATTTAGTTTGCAGTGAAAGGTGTCTCTCTAAAGATGTCCTGAAAGCTTTCATAAGTGGGATCCAAAGAGAGCACAAGAACTCATAAGAGACTTGCCCAGAGTCCGGAAAGTGACACCAACATTCCAGCCAGCAACCCAGTATGTAAAGGACACAGAATAAACCAACTCCCCCAAATAACTTTCACGCCACCTTTATCACGCTCAATTCCCCTCTTGCAGCCCCAAAACATCAGCATGGTCTTACCTTAATGGGAGGCTCTGAGACGGGGTCCTGGGCCTGGGCCCTGGAGTAACCTGCAGCAGATGCAGGAAGAAGAGGGTTGTCCTCTCACCATGGGGTCTGGAGGAGTGGGGAGCCTCTCCCCTCAACTTTGGGTGAAGGCTAGTAGGTAGGGGTGTAGGGGTAGAGCagcaaggaagagaagggaagggcctCGTGGTGGATCTGTGCAGAGTGTGGGCTGAGCGGGCCATCTCTCCACTTCCCCATTACTCATTGCTCATGTTCTCAGTGACGGCAAGAGAAGTCCAACAGAGACCACTCACTTTTTCTGCAGCTCTTGATGACGACGAAGATAAGGGCCACGAGAAGCAGTGTCAGCAGAACCCCAGCAAAAAAGGCCAAGATTAAATGCTCCTTTCTGTTTTGGCAAAGAAAGGGAGTAGATGAACGGCTGGCACAGACCtcttggagcctttcctggaatccATGCTTAACTTTCTTACTCAGGGTTTCACATAGGCTGACACACTTGCTCCCACCCACTGCTTGGGAAGAGACAGTTTGCTTTTGGGTTCCAGAGACATTTGAGACTCTCCCAATTCTCTACATCTCAACACTGTGTAAGTTCAGGGGACTCATGATCTCTGAAATCTTGGGCAACGCTGAGTTCATACTGCTTAtaagccagcacttgggaagctgaggcaggaagattgtggcaagttagaggccagcctgggctacattgtgagacatGCTCAACCTCCCTACCCtgcaaacaaaacaccagcaGAACTCTACTCCTAAGATCAAACACTGAGTTCTTTCACTGTTTCTGGTCTCTTCTCCCACTCAGTTTACCCTTTCTAAGGCCCCAAGACAAAatggtcaaaaacaaacaaacaaacaaacaaacaaacaaacaaacaaaccaaaaaaccaaaaaaccagtgAAAATGGCTGGGATAAAATGTGTTCCTTTACGTGGGGTCGAAGAAACAGGATGCAGGTGCAGAGCTGGTCTCTGGGGCTGCCGTGGTAACTGTGCCTGCAGAGAATGAGAAAGGGATCAATTTTGAGGGACCAGTGTCCCTTACCCTTCTCCTGTCATCCCTCTAGGATAAGACCGCAAGTGCCCCCACTACCCACGGGGACTTATATAAATTGACTACAACTCTGTAGAAGGGAGAAcagtgggtcttttttttttttgccagttctGGGTAAATGAGCCCAGGGCCTTTTGCATACCAGGACAAGCCCTCCTCCACCGCTGAGATTCACCGTCTGACTGAGACTTTAGGATGAGATAAAGAGTTATACTTGAAATGGTATACAAACTAAAGAAGCAGAGGCTAGCGTCCTACACCCTGTACTCCTTATGCAAACAAATTTTGTTTCCCCCAAACAAAATGGGGAGATGTGGGTCCTTTGACCTCAGCAGGCACTACCCAAATGCCTCCTGACTCCCCAAGCTCCCCCAccctggcatgtgtgtgtgtgtgtgtgtgtgtgtgtgtgtcttttccagTGCCTAACCCACAGGGAGGGAACAAGTGGAAACATAACTAGATTTTCACAAACTACCAGCTGCCAGTCAGGTCttttctgatttctctttctattactTGGGGGCACCGGCTTCTGCATTATGGTAAACTTGAACTCTTCTAGCTCAGAAATGCGCTAGTGAACACTGTCCCCCATGAGGCTTTTAACACAATTCCTTCTTCTGCCAATTCACCGTAAGTGCCAAGGGAAAGCATTGTGCCGAACTCACTGGTTTTAGGTTTAGGTGTAGAGGAAGAAGATCCCATGCTGTCTTCTCCTGAGGATAAAACAGGTACTCTTTAGCTTGGTAgggagctgggcatggcagtgcattcactggggtgtagctcagaaTGGGCTAATCCTACCATGGAGGTTCAGTGTGCATCTTTGGTCCTCTGTTCACCTGGACATGTTCAGTGACCAGAGAAGTTACATCTGAATCCTTCAGCCTAGCATCACTCTCTGTGCTTTTAGGGATATGCAGCATCTGGGTGTGGTCGACTACgtctctaatcccaacactggggaggtggtaggaggaggatcaggagttcaaggtcaaccttgacTATGCAGTAAGTTCCAAGTTAGCCCAGGTAACATTTGAGACCccatcacaaacaaacaaacaaacaaac is part of the Peromyscus eremicus chromosome 6, PerEre_H2_v1, whole genome shotgun sequence genome and encodes:
- the C6H1orf162 gene encoding transmembrane protein C1orf162 homolog, whose translation is MGSSSSTPKPKTSTVTTAAPETSSAPASCFFDPTKEHLILAFFAGVLLTLLLVALIFVVIKSCRKSYSRAQAQDPVSEPPIKLSSVSKESLTYASMTFKPSEENSNDVTGNHSAGLDPTVYAQIKVAGPHLPLQ